The following are from one region of the Candidatus Thermoplasmatota archaeon genome:
- the cysK gene encoding cysteine synthase A: MARIFEDNSRTIGNTPLVRLNRVTDGAKATVIGKLESRNPLGSVKDRIGLSMIEAAEKAGAIKKDTILLEPTSGNTGISLAFIAAARGYPLVLTMPETMSIERRKLLKAFGAAVILTPGAEGMKGAVRKAEELVASDRRYLLLQQFNNPANPQIHRVTTAEEIWDETDGKVDILVSGVGTGGTITGVAEVIKKRKPSFRAIAVEPAKSPVLSGGQPGPHKIQGIGAGFVPKVLNVNMIDEIVQVDDDDAINFTRRLIKEEGILAGISSGAAAWAAVQVARRPESEGKLIVVILPDTGERYLSTVLFDEPTTTSPEVF, translated from the coding sequence ATGGCGAGAATATTCGAGGACAACTCTAGAACGATTGGGAACACCCCGCTGGTCAGGCTGAACAGAGTGACCGACGGCGCAAAAGCGACTGTGATAGGAAAGCTCGAGTCCAGGAACCCGCTGGGCAGTGTCAAGGACAGGATAGGGTTGAGCATGATAGAGGCGGCTGAGAAGGCAGGGGCGATAAAGAAGGACACAATCCTTCTCGAGCCAACTTCGGGCAACACGGGCATTTCGCTTGCGTTCATCGCTGCGGCCCGGGGCTATCCGCTCGTGCTGACGATGCCCGAGACAATGAGTATCGAGCGGAGGAAGCTGCTCAAGGCCTTTGGAGCCGCGGTCATACTGACGCCCGGCGCCGAGGGAATGAAGGGCGCTGTGAGAAAAGCCGAGGAGCTCGTGGCAAGTGACCGGAGATACCTCCTTCTGCAGCAGTTCAACAACCCCGCAAATCCCCAAATCCATAGGGTCACGACGGCGGAGGAGATCTGGGACGAGACTGACGGGAAGGTCGACATTCTTGTCTCCGGCGTAGGTACAGGCGGCACCATAACCGGTGTTGCCGAGGTGATAAAGAAGCGGAAGCCGTCCTTCCGCGCGATAGCGGTTGAGCCTGCGAAGTCCCCTGTGTTGTCAGGCGGGCAACCCGGACCCCACAAGATACAGGGCATCGGTGCTGGGTTCGTGCCGAAGGTTCTGAACGTGAACATGATCGACGAGATTGTCCAAGTCGATGATGACGACGCAATCAACTTCACTAGGAGACTCATAAAGGAGGAGGGTATTTTGGCCGGGATCTCATCAGGCGCTGCTGCCTGGGCGGCAGTGCAGGTCGCCAGGCGGCCGGAGTCCGAGGGGAAGCTGATTGTAGTCATCCTGCCGGATACCGGGGAGCGCTACCTTAGCACGGTCCTCTTTGATGAGCCGACGACGACGTCGCCGGAGGTGTTCTAG
- a CDS encoding ABC transporter substrate-binding protein: MLERLKSRNALWALTAVIVTLIVLSAGLAYVLLKKDEQEVLTLKVGYLPITHALLPLVATDRGQFTELRVEMVKFSSWPELAEALQSGAIDAGGSILNTLAMKLVEKGVPLRSVLMAVRDGSVLVTEPSIDSAEELVGKTIAIPSRFSPHYILLVNYLEDHNISIDQVTTVEMAPPDMVSALAAGSIDAYIVAEPFGAKAELMGIGRVLVLSKDIEIANSTSNECVIAIRTEFIDAHPAAVQDFVLQLIIAGIYVTENPEEAAAIATKYIGQNETTIMRALAEPPGRSGYLDLYPRESEYAAFQTEMVRFDLIQTPINIEEFVDESFAAEAYRSLGVEYT; the protein is encoded by the coding sequence ATGCTGGAGAGGCTGAAATCTAGGAATGCGCTGTGGGCCTTGACAGCAGTGATCGTGACGCTGATCGTTCTTTCTGCAGGCCTGGCGTATGTGCTCCTCAAGAAGGACGAACAGGAGGTCCTGACGCTGAAGGTGGGCTATCTCCCGATAACGCATGCGCTGCTTCCGCTTGTCGCAACTGACCGCGGGCAGTTCACGGAGCTTCGCGTCGAGATGGTCAAGTTCTCGTCCTGGCCAGAGCTTGCTGAGGCTCTTCAGTCAGGAGCGATTGATGCTGGAGGCTCGATTCTCAATACGCTTGCCATGAAACTCGTCGAGAAAGGCGTACCGCTCAGATCAGTGCTGATGGCGGTAAGGGACGGGAGCGTATTGGTCACAGAGCCATCGATCGATTCGGCCGAGGAGCTAGTGGGCAAGACTATTGCGATACCCTCGCGATTTTCACCGCACTACATCCTGCTCGTGAACTACCTGGAGGACCACAACATCAGCATAGATCAAGTCACGACCGTGGAGATGGCCCCTCCGGACATGGTCTCCGCGCTCGCCGCGGGGAGCATCGACGCGTACATAGTGGCGGAGCCGTTCGGCGCAAAGGCCGAGCTGATGGGCATAGGCAGAGTGCTTGTTCTCTCGAAGGACATCGAGATAGCCAACTCGACTAGCAACGAGTGCGTCATCGCCATCAGGACGGAATTCATTGATGCACATCCTGCCGCTGTGCAGGATTTCGTTCTACAGCTCATAATTGCGGGAATTTACGTGACCGAGAACCCGGAAGAAGCTGCCGCGATTGCCACCAAGTACATAGGCCAGAATGAGACGACCATCATGCGCGCTCTGGCGGAACCACCAGGCAGGTCAGGGTACCTGGACCTGTACCCGCGCGAGTCGGAGTATGCGGCGTTCCAGACTGAGATGGTCAGATTCGATCTCATACAGACGCCGATAAATATCGAGGAGTTCGTGGATGAGAGCTTCGCTGCTGAGGCATACAGATCTCTGGGAGTGGAGTATACCTGA
- a CDS encoding pyridoxal-phosphate dependent enzyme, whose amino-acid sequence MNEEVCRSILETIGGTPLVKLGRIKGTIKSELMAKLECMNPGGSVKDRIGIAMIEAAESEGLLRPGGTIVEATHSWFHSRNINGCARASLYFYNDAADVDAFASAIRDIVSEREVS is encoded by the coding sequence ATGAATGAAGAGGTCTGCCGCAGCATTCTGGAGACGATTGGAGGGACTCCGCTAGTCAAGCTAGGGAGAATCAAGGGGACGATCAAAAGCGAGCTGATGGCCAAATTGGAGTGCATGAATCCCGGAGGGAGTGTGAAGGACCGAATTGGAATCGCAATGATCGAAGCGGCCGAATCGGAAGGGCTTCTTCGTCCGGGCGGAACGATCGTGGAGGCTACCCACTCCTGGTTCCACTCGCGGAACATCAACGGCTGCGCACGGGCCTCATTATACTTCTACAACGACGCCGCCGACGTTGACGCATTTGCGAGCGCGATCCGAGATATCGTATCAGAACGAGAGGTGAGCTGA
- a CDS encoding ABC transporter permease, which yields MGLFILAWWVFTLVTSIPPEFMPTPVDALFGIKELATERSLASHIAASLARVFAGFGLALSVGVPLGLFLGLHPRVGKAIDPLIQLLRPVSPIAWIPLAILWFGIGSIPAVFIIFLTTVFPIIVSSAAAVLQTNPLLVRMASNFETSKRDMLLKVIFPSSFPQIIVSARISLGIAWVIIVAAEMVGMQSGLGFLVLDSRNFLRTDLVVSTMVVIGAIGFVLDRSVKLVEKSVRRRWGLEEISEGRATS from the coding sequence GTGGGACTGTTCATACTTGCATGGTGGGTGTTCACACTGGTCACCTCCATTCCTCCAGAGTTCATGCCCACACCCGTCGATGCGTTGTTTGGGATCAAAGAGCTCGCAACAGAGCGCAGTCTTGCGAGCCATATTGCAGCAAGCCTCGCCAGGGTGTTCGCAGGATTCGGGCTCGCTCTCTCTGTTGGCGTGCCTCTCGGGCTTTTCCTTGGCCTCCATCCCAGGGTTGGCAAGGCAATCGATCCACTGATACAGCTGCTGCGCCCCGTTTCGCCGATTGCGTGGATCCCCCTTGCAATACTATGGTTTGGAATTGGCAGTATTCCCGCGGTGTTTATCATTTTCCTCACGACCGTGTTCCCCATCATTGTCTCGTCAGCAGCTGCGGTCCTGCAGACGAACCCGCTGCTAGTCCGGATGGCCTCCAACTTCGAAACGTCGAAACGAGACATGCTCTTGAAGGTGATCTTTCCCAGCTCGTTCCCCCAGATAATCGTGAGCGCAAGGATCTCCTTGGGGATAGCATGGGTGATTATCGTCGCGGCCGAAATGGTCGGCATGCAGTCAGGGCTGGGTTTCCTTGTGCTTGACTCGCGCAATTTCCTCAGAACGGACCTCGTGGTGTCGACCATGGTCGTGATCGGTGCGATAGGGTTCGTCCTCGACCGCTCAGTCAAGCTAGTGGAGAAAAGCGTTCGGAGGCGCTGGGGGCTTGAGGAGATTAGCGAAGGGAGGGCGACGAGCTGA